CATATATATTCTTCGTGCTAGGAAACCAATTGgcgaaaaaaacaaacagttaTGGTTTACTTAAAGATATAGTAATATTCTTTTAGAAAATATCCACAATTCACACACAGATCTAACTAACACCACcatatgaagaaagaaagatagagaagaaactgaaactgGATTGTCTTAAAGAAAATcttttttgatttctctctACCACATGAGAattcatttatttgtttctagtaaaaaagtatattttgcaaatttcatttatttgtttctagtaaaaaagtatattttgcAAATTTAATTTGTTCTGTTGCATATGAAGTTTTAAGATTATCTGTAGAGGCTGCCACACAAGCATATTTTGCAAAGATGACTCATTTGGTATTTGTGATTCTTAGCATTCTCCAAAACTGAATGCTATATTAGATCTTAATAGATGCCTCCTAATGTAGGGCCAAAATTGATAAAGCTTTAGCAAATGTAGCATTCGAAAGGGAGAGAAGATGAGAAGCTTTACCAAAACATGTTGAGAATCGATTGCAACTTGTAGTGGATAGCTCAACAATTTGATCAATCCTGATGATGTTTGAGTTAAAAGTTGCAACATATATCTTCATGAATAATCTCATATCTATTTTTCATTTGTTGCATAAATTTCTTTCATCTATCTAATGAGATCTTTAGTGTTGTGTAACTTATGAATACTCTCTACTGTATTTATTACTCTAGATCTGGTTTCAAAGttctatttcattttttctacTACAGGTATATCTTCCAaaattcatttgttttgttgcagattagctttagaaaacaaaattagaaacaaatgaaactttTGAATATTCGATTGTGAATGATCCTTCAACGGATTTGATCATCTCGTGGGCACCGAACGGCAATAGTTTCATCGTTTGGAATCCGCAAGAATGTTGCGAAAACCTTCTTCCCCGACTCTTACAAATCAACGACTTCGGAAGATTTCTAGAATATGTAAGTTTTTGTAAATTCCTTCATGAgtcaaaattaaattcaattattataaattCTTTTGTGACCGATGTTGctaatatatacagtatgttgtTTGTACGTAACGTAACGTACAGGGCTTTAGAAAATTGGAGCATGGACAAAAATTGCAATTTGCATGCATTTATTTCGTGAGAGGCCAACCTAGCTCAACTTTTGGCCAAGATTGTCGAACGCTAATTGAAAAGGCTGAGAGATATTCATGCGGTTGATCATTTTCGTAATCACACGATTCCTTACCTTCGGAATCTTGCTTATAGCcgggtgagttttttttttttttggtctcttgCTTTAACTTAACTTAATTAGTGAAGTTAATCATATCATTAACCagtttgaaattattattgtttaataatatattcgCAGGAGACTTATAATATTGAAGACTTGCAAACTGGCCTTAAGcttttagaagtttttttttttttttcaaacaaacccCATTTCATTAAGCTAGAGACAAGAGCTCACCTCTATGATGAGTCTTTACAACCGTCAACACACTTACATGGGAagatatcaaaaacaaatatgaatagGTTCCTAGCAAACCACATCATCCCAACATGACAATAAAGATACAAACATAAAGTACGACAACATAAACTAATACTAAGAAGATAGAAGGGCATACAAGCCACATAGATAGGGTGAACCGCAAAGCGGATAGTCCACATGAGATGGCGAAAAGCTGTCCAAGAACGAATCACCGGTCGCAAAACGACAAATTGCCACAATGGAATGCAAAGATTCTGAcgggtttttaaaaacctaactcGCACTAATGACAAATCATTAGCTCCCTGGAAAAGGAGACAGCATGTAGGATGGGAATGAATTCCCAAAAGTCGAGTACCCGAGAAAAGGTCCAAGATGCAACCACCTTGCCGCACCACATTGAAAGATCTATACCAAATGGATAGCAAAAAGCGGGAGTCAAGAAGAAACTGCGTAGCCAAGAGAGTAGACATGAAGGAAGGGCAAGagagtcaacaacaacaaccaaatcttgaaaaaaaatctctctttatAAGAGGAAATTTTATTGAAGGACTCTCGTTAAATGAGGAAATTGAAGTACTTTTATAGCGTGTGTTGCTCCACCAGTGCTCTATCCTActtgaaattgtttgttttattatccCCAATAACAAGCAAACTAAACACTGGCCTAAAAACCAGAAAAGACTCATATACAAAAGAAATCTTAATAGACTCATCAGGTCCAATAACATGAAATATTTTCTCTGGCCCACAGACCAGGATAATTGATTCTGACCCACTTCGATTAGTTTCTCCGCTGTTTCTCGCCTATCATTGGTATCACAACTCAAGGTGCAGCGGTTAACCGGAGAGGCAACCAAGAGCATCGGAGCAACTTTCCGGTCTGGTGGGACAAACCTCATCTACGGGATTAACGGAAGTTTCATCACCATTAAAGTCTTCGCATAAGAGTCGAGCATGTGTTTCGGCGGCGGAAACCCGATACACCGGAGTGATGGAGTGACATGGGGAAAGGTTCTCTCATCGGTAAGACCATCACTAGAAAATTCATCTGAGCAGGGCCTTATGTCAACCATACGACTTTTAGTAACAGATCTGGAAGCTCTCGAGAGAGATCTCGATCTGGCGAGAACATCAGtacagaaaaaaatcacaagatCTTCACAGCGAGTGAGAGAGAATGAATGAGATTCTCGTCGGGAAAGCACAGACAACAAAGACAACCCATCTCGACTTATGACTAGCATAGCCGGAACAAGCAAAGACGGAAAAAAAATGAGCAGATTTGGTGACTCCAATATGGGGGAGACGACCGAGGGCAAAACTAACTGCATCGGAGACATGAGATTGTGCTCAAATAGGAACTTCATAAGGTCATCACAACAAGTGAGAGATTGGAAAGATTATCGCCGGAAACATATACGGCGGAGGCAACTCATCTAGGCGTTGTCTTCATGTTAAAAGGACTATGCCTGAAAGGGGGAAACAAACGATGGAAGAGCAACGGCGGAGCTGTTAGCGGTGATGAACTTCAATGACTCTCTCGGGCTTTGTGtcagagagaaaataaaactagggcgaactcattttttatatatagtttgattTTAAGCTTTTAGAAGTTATCGACAACCTTCTTAGCAATTGGAGGATGTCCACTGAACCAGATGGATCAAGTATTATCTCCTTGTTGGAAAACTTTCATTTACCGTCCTTATGAAATAATCAAATGTGATTGAAGAAGACTTGAAGTGCTTTGCCTTTGTCTTGGTTTTAGGCTTTTAACGATTTAAACTTTTCCAGCATTATTGAGATCTTGACACACAAGATCCGTAGCTTGTGTTCATTATGTAAACGCACTTCTTGATGCGTTAGCGTCTGTGGTGTACATAGCGCAGTTCTTGATGCAAATAAGCTCAACGAACAGTTCAACAGTTAAAACTAATGCATTTATTATTTGTGGTAAGAACATATTCAGAAACATTATAAATTGCAAAGAAGCTACACTGATTGTGATGATTACAGTAAAATCTGCGTATGAACGATCAAAGAACAAACGCTTTTTTCATCTAGTTGGAGATCTAGTCGACAGACATTTTCCGCATGACACGAGCTTCAGCAACGAATGTGGTCTTGCCCTTCTTGTTCTCACCTTTAACCTCGTGGCCTATCATTTacaaagtttccatttttttcaatTACCGATAAccaaaaagttttgatttttacttaAGATAAAGAGAGTTTGGTTGTTACCTTGCGACGTGTGCCTCTTGAGGTTTTCCAGCATAACAAGCTTCTTGATCTTGGTTCAAGTCTcctgtaagaaaaagaaagagttaatattttttacttgATATATCTTTAGGATGTTTGATTTGAGTGTTTAGAGATTCTTACAGATTCTCTTGTTCCAGCTTCTCGGCTATTGACACGGCCTTACGTTTAGACCAACCGTTTTGGAGTGAGCATCCGTCAGCTTGCTGGATCACATGAGCCAACGAGACCTTACCTCTCACAATGCTTTGACTCTGGCTTGCTTCCAAATGTTTCCTTCTAGCTCGGGCTAATGCAGAAGAACCAACTCGCTCTGTCCTCTCTTCTTCATGTtgcttctgttgttgttgtcgtcttTGTCCATTAGATTCAGTAACTTCAACTATCTCGCTTCTCCCACTTCCATCGATGTTGTAATCGTGGCCAATGAGTGCTAAAGATTGTGGCAGGCTTTTATCTTTCACAGGTGGgtgtggatgatgatgatgatgcccaTTGTTTCTTGGATCTTTCTTTGTCTCGCATCTGATCTCTATCGTGATTGGACACTCAAGAACCTCCTCAAATGCTTGCATGATATGGCCACGAAATTTCTCAGCTGTGGATTTGGTTAGCGGCGAGCTGAACATTAGATGCACAGTAGGAGCTGCCATAACAccataacaaaaataacaaaaacatttagcttcaaaaaaatttagaacatCTAATCTAAACACAAAATGCATTACCTGATCCAAGGCTAAGAGAGACAATTCTTCCTTCTTTATAAAGAAACTCTCTCAAACCGTTAACTCGAGGCTTCTCGATAACTTCTAACCAAATCTCTTCAACAGCAGGTCGGTTTTTTCTACTATCACCTCTTCTTCTGTCCAAACCAGAACTTCTTCCACCTGCTGGATCGCTAGAAGGATCAAGATGGTGATCTGAGCTTTCTCTACCTCCATTGTTCTCTAACGGTACTGGGCTACGGTTAAAGCTAGTATCTGCAGTGGAAGAACGTTGAAGCAGATAGTTCTGATCAGGAGCTAGTTGAAGCAACGCGGCTGTGAGCCAAGTCAGTTTATCGTTTGATACTCTCAGCTGTTTCTCTGCCTCGGATAACGTCTTAAGGGCCTGTCTCAGTTTCTCCATATCTTCTTTAGGTACTATAAATGGTGATCAAAACCAAAAGTTGGATTAGAACAAAAGACCATAAACAAAGCTATTGCAATGTTAAGGTAGGCTGGAAAATGTAGAAACTCACATGGTTGTCGCCGAAAGAACTTTCTTTTATGCCGATCTTTAGTGAAATCATAACTACCCGCAAGAATATCTGTTATGACCGTTGCAAGCTGAGACATTAAAGCCAATGGTTCTACACTTGTTTCCATTATAGTTCTCAGATTCTTCACAGTATTTACAGTATCTGCAGATAAAGCTAAATCAAGAAGATCCACTAATTTCTCATCAGAAACAAGCCCAACCtgaaaagattaaaagaaattttcagTTAAGAAAACTTTCCAACTTTCAACTGTGATATCAGTGAGAAAGAACAGTGCTTACCAGTTCCTGAACTAAAGGAACAGAGATCCTCTGTCCTAACAAACTCAACTGTTCAAGAGTCATCTCAGCATCTCTTAATGAACCATCTGATCTCGAAGCAATGAGCTTCAATGCATCTTTATCtatttcaatctcttcttttgATGCAATCCATTGCAACGAGTAAACTATATCCGCATCCTTCAGTTTCGGGAAAAAGAATTTCTGGCACCTCGATATGATCACATGAGGCAAAACATCAAGACTCGAACACACGAGGATAAAGACAACACGGCGTGGCGCTGCTCGGTCCACCACTTTGGACAATGCATTCCAACAATCAGATGACAAGGTATCACAATCATCAAATATGAACACCCGAGGTGACTGAGATGAAACCATCACATTTCCATTATCCAGTAATAAATCCATGATGTTCTCAAAGTCATAGTTCCCGACAGGACCCACTTCCCGAATGTTCCAGCTTTTACCCATATCATGTGAAACACAAGAACTGCAAGTGCCACAAGGCTTTGGCTGTTCCATGGAATGACAGTTCAAAGCCCTTGCAAAAATCCGAGCGCAAGAGGTCTTTCCAGTTCCATTTGGACCGTGGAAGACATACAAAAGTCCAAGCTTTCGTCTAGCAACTGCATTAGAAAGAGCTTGTACCACTAGATTCTGCCCCAGGAGATCCCGGAATGTTTTAGGCGTGTATTTCTCCGTAAGACTCTGATGCTGTTGCTGATGTCGATGCCGTGCATTTATATGGctcttctttttgtgttttttctccCCTGATCTTCCTTCTGAAGCAAGGTCAGAATCATCTTCGTTCTTGAGAAGATTGTCTGCAAAAATTCCTAGCTCCCCTGAGTAATCATGCACCCAACCTTCATTCTCTGCACTATCAACTAGTAAAGGAAGTGCTTCACCATCAGAGTGGATAAAGGAGCTTGAGTCATCATCAGattgtatcatcatcatatcagaACCATTTCTCTCATTGGTTTCACCTTTCCTTCCTCTTGAATCAGACATACCACAAGACAAACTCCTACCCGCCTTATCAAGAAACGTTTTCCCTCGGTGATGAATTCTCGACCAATTAAACGGAATCCCACAAGCTTTAGTCATGTTCTGTTCCCCAAATCCCTCTTTCTCTACCTCATGCTTCTCACCTTGAGGCAATGTGTTAGAAGCAACAGACATCTCACtcttaccaccaccaccaccagtatCTCTACTCTTACCTCGAACTCTCCTCGTCCCTCTAAATTTCCGCCTTTTAGGCCGACTCATTCCACCCGTACATCCCCGAGTGTTACTACCTCCACCTCCAACTCCATACCTAACCCGAGGACGAACATTAGATGAAACCACATCATCACTATCACCTACAACAACCTCATTACGCTGATCAGATAATGTCTTAATCATAGCATCATTAACCCTGCTAAGCCTCCTACTAGCTTTTGAACCCGAATTAACCGAAGCAACACCATGAGAAACAACCTCATTCACATTTTGATACTCATCCCCAATTCTATAACTCTTTCTACTAGATTCCTCTCTCTTAACTCTCCTACCACTGTCCCTTTCACCACTAATGACAGGACCCGACCTATCATCAGAAGGAGTCACTTTAGATGTCCCAAAATTAACAACAGGTGAAGAACCACTCAAAGCAGACAGCCTACGATTAGACTTCTTATGATCAACAGACCTTCTTCCTCCTTCCACATGATCTCCTTTCTTCGGAAGCAAATCAACAACCGAAGGAGGAGTGTTCCAAGCAGGAGGGCTAGCAGAAGGATCTCTAAGCGAACGTGACCGTTGGAGAACAATGAGGTCTCTCATTAAGGCACGGTCAGTTAAAACAGGACTCTGCTTATGCATATGGTTCTTCAAGTGGATACAGTTGGTTAAATGGATGTGGTTACGAAGATGCTCACCGATGTCTCCATTTGCATCTTTGAGAATTCGATTccgagttgaagaagaagaagcaactcTTGTCGTAGTGGTCGTCGTCATTTATCAGAGCTTTGTCTCTTTCCTCCTCGGAATCTTGCATAAGAACCAAATCGAATtgtatctcattttttttaaaaccaaatcttCACAACTTTCCAAAATTTGAAGTGATTTTGTTTTGCAACAAACTATGGCAATTAATTAGCTTTGATTcgccacacacaaaaaaaaaaaaaagattacaacttTTTGAAATCTCTCACAAACCCACTACGAACGAAGAAAGAAGTTCCCGAATCGAACTAAATTAGtgaaattgagaaaacaaaaacccaaatggGGAAAGAgttaaaaatggaaactttggAGCTCTCAAGGGAGGAAGCTAAAGCATCAAAATTTCTGGTTCTTGTACactaaagaagagagaacacTTTGTATTCTCATTAAAGatgagagagaaagggagataGAAGAAATTGATGagagtgaaagagaaaaaaaaaaaaaaagagagaggcaAGTGGGGATTGTCGTTGTTGTTAGTGACCTCATCAGCCACAGAACCAAacagaaatcaagaaaaagaaacggcAGCGTTTTAAAAAGGAATCACAGATCTCTCCTCATTTCTTCACCAAACTTTCACATGCAGGGATTCAGAGGAAAAACTAATGGGGTTTTTTGTGGAGAAAACGATGGCTTTTGGCAGAGAGTAGTAAACACCTCCCTTTCGGGTAGAggcttttgttgttctttttagGTTTctagtgaaagagagagagagagagaagttaaaAGGAGGGGGGAGGGGACAGATCTGTTTGCAGACACGAACACAAAGGCATATAATATGAACAATAAAGAAGTGTGTCCGTTTGTAGGAGAAGCATGCAAAGATTAAAATTATgtccttttctcttctttttttgcttaattaaaAAAGTTCCGACCTTTGAACTAATACGGCTTGGTTTTTTGTTAATCTTTGTTAcgggatttttaaaaaatagtcgttggcatttatttttcttattcttgtttttttttttcaattttgttggCTTGTTTTGTCCGTCATATGATTGGGTCATTTGAAAGCTTGGAATAATCCAGTTAAATGTACAACAATTTTAAGAACTTCATCTTATGacaaaatactttttaatatgACATAATTTGGATTGATGATAAAGGATAAGAAATGTCCACTCAAGCTAGTCAAATCTTTCTAGTCatcaaaataacaataatacaaaagcagtcacaactattttttttttccttggtaaTATGATTGGGTCATGGGTGGATTCTACCGTTAGAAATCCATTAAAAATATTCTTACATTAATCTCAATTCAGTGACAAAAGTTTACATTCTTActaatgatttcatttttatttactcgtAAAATATGGTAAAAGGATTAAGAGATGTCCACTCAGGCTAGCCAAATCTATCTACTCATACAACAGTAACAATCCAAagtaattcttttttcttacatCATGGATATTTGTAGAAGCTCTTTGACTTATATCCTCTTTTGTTTAAGTTAAGGTTTCTACTTGTAACTATTCAAAATGGATATGTGTCATCATTTCTAAATATAATCACTGTTAATAATCATTAAATGATCGAGATGAATAGTGTCTCTACGTAAGTCGTCACGgactaaaatttgttttctaaatttgacggaaaacaaaagaaattggtatgcgttatatatatataaactatattgaAATGGTTTCTATCTCAAGTAAGATTCCATAGTTCCATTATCAAAATATGTACTTAGTGTGTGTTTTATTGCCAAAACTGCAATTAGGCAAGAAATAGGATACgacaaaacgaaaacaaaaaaNNNNNNNNNNNNNNNNNNNNNNNNNNNNNNNNNNNNNNNNNNNNNNNNNNNNNNNNNNNNNNNNNNNNNNNNNNNNNNNNNNNNNNNNNNNNNNNNNNNNNNNNNNNNNNNNNNNNNNNNNNNNNNNNNNNNNNNNNNNNNNNNNNNNNNNNNNNNNNNNNNNNNNNNNNNNNNNNNNNNNNNNNNNNNNNNNNNNNNNNNNNNNNNNNNNNNNNNNNNNNNNNNNNNNNNNNNNNNNNNNNNNNNNNNNNNNNNNNNNNNCCGTTGACTTAGACACGACGACCTCACTCATGCGATTCGTACTATCTAGTActttggtattaaaaaaaaaaaaaaaaaaaaaaaaaaaaaaaaaaaagtatgatcactgaatttatatatcaagatgcttttgttatttcagtgggataaaatcataaaactaggaaaatgtaatatatatcatGGAGCTCGGGTTTATTTATGGGCAATTATCGTAAATACtactaaaataggtttttattctaaaaataccacataattgaactaaagttctaatattaaaaactaatttctaaattttaaatattgaaccatatccctaaaaactataccctaaaactaaatgtgtcaacctgaacctaaaaaaaaaaattctacattcttaaaaatcaattttttgtgtttgtggtaattttggaaaaaaaaacttttgtggtatttttgggaaaaaaaactaaatatgatatttttggaaaaaaaacttttttagtggtatttgaaggaatttatctttatttatactctaaatatttaaaaccagATTCATTATATGATAGACTGATAGTATATAGTTAACTGATCATAACTAACAACATATCGTATAACTTTTAACTAACATTCTCAAAAGATATTAAATGTTAGTAATTACTACGACACAAGTGAAGAAGGCATAGGATTCGGATAAAAATAATAGATGGGAAAGAGAGGGTATGGACTATGGAGTAGCAAAGCATGATGGACCACCGATTTGGATATTGGAAATTAGTAATATAGTCTGTCGAAGGAAGGCGAGATCACGTGTCTTTTGCGAGACTCATAACATGAGACATTTTTTTCactaatacaataaaaacatatcaatggATTCATATGTATCTATGTGTAACCTATGCTATATACAACACATACACGGTAACACGAATTTAAATTTAGGcacctgaatttttttttatatacatatacgtTGAATCGATCTATATATACTGTAGTACTTAATTAGTTTGGTACGTAGAACTAGAATGCTTTTAACTGTGACATATAGAtaaacataaatacataatgGTCAAACTATatctgtttgacaaaaaaaaaaaaaactatatctaAATATCTTTTCTTATTGACACATCATCTAGCCAgatcttttttgtgtgtttgtatcTTTGCTTTCACTTTTCATGGCCTAGTTGAAGAACTTAGTACCTAACCTTACATTTATTTTTGGGACCAAAACCATAATTTAAGTGAAACATTAGACAAACATTAAACTGgtccaagaaaaaacaaaagttatgttTTAGCGCAGCTAACAAAGTTTATATGCATGGgtaaaaaaaagtcatatatatcactaTTGGACtcttctttataatttgttataaCGTTGTTCACATTATTTTTGGTTGCATATATTAATAGTTATCGTGTATAAATAGAAAGAGATGGGTGGAGCTAGTGTGGATGCTTTAAATTTATCAACTACTTTGGAAAAAAGTTGAGAATGGGCACGGCTCGTGAACAAGATTTTTTTGATCAACTTTACGTACAACGATTATGATGATTTAACAGCATATTACTAAGTGACTCATATCTTATAGTATAAATAAGGATTATGCTGTTTTCATGTTTCTGcgttaaatattattttcatattgttttgggGTCAAATATATTGTTATCTACTTACTTCACTAATTATctataccaaaaaagaaaaggaaaatatggACGTTGACAAAATAAATGGAGACAAATTAGCACTGGCGACAAATATTTTGACTGGggcacaaaacatatatatttagaatattaaaactatataataaaaaatatttaaaaatatatttttgataccTTGACTTTGCATTTTTAATGAGCcaaagttttaaaagtattttttctattggtatagaaatatcttttaaaagtgttaactagaaaatacacaattacaaacttacaattcagtataaaataaacatttagatTTACTTATCTAACCATATCTCACAAActtaatattttaagatatatatatatatatatagtacagtaAAAACaattcatttaaaaattaaattggaaatagaaaaattaaacaaaactaaaatcatataaaattattaaagaaaaataaaattaaatagaataaaGAAAATGCACAATGCATTTAGTAGACAAAAAAGGAATTAATAGGAAATGACTAACAAAGACAtagaaaaagtataaaattgtaactcaaaaaaaaaagagaaaaataaaatagaacatATATGGTTTGAACTCACGACCAAAGTAATTCTCATGGGTACCTATTTGCCAAATGAGCTGAAAGATATAACTTCACATTATCACTGactagtttttaaaaagtagtatggggcacgtgccccacctgCTTATTGCCTAGATCCGCCCCTGCAAATTAGGaatatataaatgaaacaaGTACTACTCCTCGATTCCTAAATAGTTTTCGCTTAATAGACCAAACACTGACAAAAATTCTGTACCAAAtaaaaactatgtttttttgTCGTCTGAATTTATATTAATCCAAAGATGGAACCAACCGATTTACAAATAGACTAACCACTAATAATTTAGCTAATTAACAAGTTAGCCTAACCTAGTTCCCCCATTTCGACAAGATGGGTTCTATACAAAATATGGAAGTCTTGTATACCAAAAAACCAACCAAAAGTTCCTTTAACCTTGAGAACTTTCATCAACCCAAaaaacaagcaatcaaacaGAGGACAAACCTCTTTCTTCCATGAAAACACCACGAAGCCAAACTGGAAAACCCCTGGCCACATAACATTGATATCTCATATCCACCGTAACACTTTGGGCTATAAGGTTTGCTCCTCTGTTTGATGCTATTACTTCCAAAACTAACTTCCAATCCTTGAAGTGCCTCAAAAAGCTGTGAAGAGCCTCCGATTGAACTTTAAAAGAGGGTCAGGCGTTTGGCCTGTTCACTGCACCAACCAAGACTTTAGATTGGACTGCAAATATCACTTTATCCACTTGATGACTCCCCATGCTTTCCATAGTCCAGAGTAAAACTCTCAGTGGTGCATCCTCCTTATTTGCTATGTTTGCGAATGCTCTTCTACTGTGCAACAGAACCTCTCCCTTTGAATCTCTTAAAACCCAGGATCCTCCTAcagtttgatttctttttgacCAAGAAGATCCCACATTGCATTTTAACCAATTAACGGGTGGTTTTTCCCAACCACTGCCTATGTTTGCCGCTCCATGGTTGTTTTCAGGTTGCCCTGTAATGattactccttcttcttcttgctccaAAATTTGTGCCTCAAACCATTCTGAAACGTCTTCTTTGATTTTCTCTATCGATTCCAGTGGAGAGAAAACCTTCCCCTCAAATATAAAGGCATTCCTGTTTTTCCAAATTCTCCACAAAATCCAAGGGAAGCTCTTTCTGATGCTTGCAGGCCAATTTCTATTATTCCTGTTCTCCAGGAGGTGatagaaatttgagaagaaAGAACCGTTTTGAAACCCTTTTTCAGGGGATGGGTAATCTGATAGGCCTCAAATTTGTCTCGCCAGCGTACATAAGAAGAGAGTATGGTTCGTTGATTCTCCTAAACCTCCGCAAATCTGACATTGCTCATCTACCTTCATTCCTCTGCCATTTAAGTTTTCCGCCATAGGTAAGATGCCACTTATCATCTTCCATAGAAAGACTTTGATCTTAGGATCAGTTTGGAGTTTCCATACCTGACTTTTAAGCTCTAGAGTGGAAGGCTGCATAGTGATCTCATTTACCAACTCCATATTGTCTTCTTTGTCTACAAGCCAATACGCTGACTTCACTGAGAAATCTCCACTTTTGTTATATTGCCAAGTATGAAAATC
The sequence above is a segment of the Camelina sativa cultivar DH55 chromosome 10, Cs, whole genome shotgun sequence genome. Coding sequences within it:
- the LOC104718439 gene encoding protein STICHEL-like 3 produces the protein MTTTTTTRVASSSSTRNRILKDANGDIGEHLRNHIHLTNCIHLKNHMHKQSPVLTDRALMRDLIVLQRSRSLRDPSASPPAWNTPPSVVDLLPKKGDHVEGGRRSVDHKKSNRRLSALSGSSPVVNFGTSKVTPSDDRSGPVISGERDSGRRVKREESSRKSYRIGDEYQNVNEVVSHGVASVNSGSKASRRLSRVNDAMIKTLSDQRNEVVVGDSDDVVSSNVRPRVRYGVGGGGSNTRGCTGGMSRPKRRKFRGTRRVRGKSRDTGGGGGKSEMSVASNTLPQGEKHEVEKEGFGEQNMTKACGIPFNWSRIHHRGKTFLDKAGRSLSCGMSDSRGRKGETNERNGSDMMMIQSDDDSSSFIHSDGEALPLLVDSAENEGWVHDYSGELGIFADNLLKNEDDSDLASEGRSGEKKHKKKSHINARHRHQQQHQSLTEKYTPKTFRDLLGQNLVVQALSNAVARRKLGLLYVFHGPNGTGKTSCARIFARALNCHSMEQPKPCGTCSSCVSHDMGKSWNIREVGPVGNYDFENIMDLLLDNGNVMVSSQSPRVFIFDDCDTLSSDCWNALSKVVDRAAPRRVVFILVCSSLDVLPHVIISRCQKFFFPKLKDADIVYSLQWIASKEEIEIDKDALKLIASRSDGSLRDAEMTLEQLSLLGQRISVPLVQELVGLVSDEKLVDLLDLALSADTVNTVKNLRTIMETSVEPLALMSQLATVITDILAGSYDFTKDRHKRKFFRRQPLPKEDMEKLRQALKTLSEAEKQLRVSNDKLTWLTAALLQLAPDQNYLLQRSSTADTSFNRSPVPLENNGGRESSDHHLDPSSDPAGGRSSGLDRRRGDSRKNRPAVEEIWLEVIEKPRVNGLREFLYKEGRIVSLSLGSAPTVHLMFSSPLTKSTAEKFRGHIMQAFEEVLECPITIEIRCETKKDPRNNGHHHHHPHPPVKDKSLPQSLALIGHDYNIDGSGRSEIVEVTESNGQRRQQQQKQHEEERTERVGSSALARARRKHLEASQSQSIVRGKVSLAHVIQQADGCSLQNGWSKRKAVSIAEKLEQENLRLEPRSRSLLCWKTSRGTRRKATRLKVRTRRARPHSLLKLVSCGKCLSTRSPTR